Within the Rosa rugosa chromosome 2, drRosRugo1.1, whole genome shotgun sequence genome, the region GAAATTAAAAACAAGAATATGTGATTGCAATGTCCAAGTGACAACCCCAATTATTAAATAATgttaaagtttgaatctttttgGATCATGATATCTATAATGTCTAATTTTCATGAAGTGACTCAAAAATATAAGACGGTTTTGCCCCCGTGTTTTTTTACTACATAGCCGTTGCTCATTTACAATAGAGACATCAAGATCACTACTTTATGAAGTTGTCACCCGAAATTCTCAAAACACATTCTATTCCCAAtctaaagcttgccattctctGCCGGCAGCTACAATCAAACCCTCAATCCTTCAATGAATCACACCACCCATTGACATGAAATCCAGACTCCAATCTTTACTAAAGCTCCGTAATTTACTTCCAGCTTCGCCATATCTGATCCCTTTGCCCAAATGCCTCGCCTCTCCCAAGTCCTGCATTTTCATGCCCACCACGTATTCGACGATTTGCCTGACCCAACAAGAAGGTGTAGGAAGAGATACTAGCGACCAACCCGAGGACTCTGTGCGAGTCCTGAAGAGATTGGGCTGTAGCGATGCTGACATAACCAAGATTTTCACAAAGGCATCTGCTCTAAAGCACGCTGACATAGACCAGCTTAACTGGAAACTCGAACTCCTAACTGGGTTGGGACTTACTGCACCTGAGCTGGTGAAGATAGTCTGTGGCCGGCCCCGGATTCTCGTTTCTCGACTCACCTGCTTTGCTGAGCAGCTTAAGTACTTCAATGAATTGTTTGGTTCAAGGGAGTTGCTTGTCAGAGCCATTTTGAGGAACCCGTCTCTCCTGACCTATGACCTTCACAAGACAATCAAACCCACCATTGAGATGTATAGAGTAGTTGGTCTTGATATGGAGGGCTTGATCCAAATGATTCTAGCGCGGCCGACATTGATCTCAAGAACTTCATTTAGTGAAGAGAAGATGGAGTTTATCCGCAAGACCGGGGTGTCAAAAACTGCCACAATGTATAAGTATGTAGTCACAATCATTGGCGTTTCGCGCCTTGAAACTATCCGTCAGAAGATAGCAAACTTTGACAAGTTTGGTATGTCAGAAGAAGAGATTTTCTGTCTCTTTGGGAAATCTCCCTATGTTATGTTACTGTCAATCGATAAGGTTCAGAGGAACATGACTTTCATCTTATCACAATTGAAGCTTCCTGCTAAAATAGTTCTTGATCGCCCAAGTTTGCTATACTTGAATCTGGAGAATGTCATGAAGCCACGAGCACTTCTCGCAGGGAAGATGCGCGAAATGGGACTTGAACCGCAAATTACAGGTCCTATGATCTTGACTGTAATGAGGATGAATGAGAAGAGATTTCTGAAGGCATTTGTTAGTCATCAACCGATGGAGGTTGCTGATGAATTGATGGAGTACTACGAAAATGTGAAGGGTGT harbors:
- the LOC133731105 gene encoding uncharacterized protein LOC133731105, producing MKSRLQSLLKLRNLLPASPYLIPLPKCLASPKSCIFMPTTYSTICLTQQEGVGRDTSDQPEDSVRVLKRLGCSDADITKIFTKASALKHADIDQLNWKLELLTGLGLTAPELVKIVCGRPRILVSRLTCFAEQLKYFNELFGSRELLVRAILRNPSLLTYDLHKTIKPTIEMYRVVGLDMEGLIQMILARPTLISRTSFSEEKMEFIRKTGVSKTATMYKYVVTIIGVSRLETIRQKIANFDKFGMSEEEIFCLFGKSPYVMLLSIDKVQRNMTFILSQLKLPAKIVLDRPSLLYLNLENVMKPRALLAGKMREMGLEPQITGPMILTVMRMNEKRFLKAFVSHQPMEVADELMEYYENVKGVKRLAEASKKNCNYGFPF